Proteins co-encoded in one Astyanax mexicanus isolate ESR-SI-001 chromosome 1, AstMex3_surface, whole genome shotgun sequence genomic window:
- the rpz4 gene encoding protein rapunzel isoform X1, translating to MAEKLQKYVADKKDVVETVMEVFEQGAEVVASIAGDLFPVFAIAAPIVKLALDNVESKEAEYMKEQFQRVRERLEVVSEEIQRINEEVKKSGADAAYFSVEENLTNQFRKYMDILNAKPKFREVKKKLFLEHFSKTGGDKNLNILYNAVTGDNFSGESVLEISLNYEQKSRRAVEDFCARLKQLFCVGLIALMGHAALKGGEDEEGLLKDWADKMKEVQLKMNAVIEDCINSFPSQAEIDIKRLVRDNRDKPNQQLANMILEALKKKYDWIGWSIRVFNSPTGLFSTGIFASKKDFQCSAGKSRFQVPLSDEKTNVMVSYSASPEPVDKTQIQQLVESQKKPSITEVAELLFDKIPVCSVHVIKTSCKEMAYAWSFTDELHFFEEYKNFYVFVHSA from the coding sequence ATGGCGGAGAAGCTCCAGAAATATGTTGCTGACAAAAAGGACGTGGTGGAGACTGTGATGGAGGTGTTTGAGCAAGGAGCTGAGGTGGTGGCCAGCATTGCTGGGGATCTGTTCCCGGTCTTCGCAATCGCAGCTCCCATCGTGAAGCTGGCACTGGATAACGTGGAGAGCAAGGAAGCGGAGTACATGAAGGAGCAGTTCCAGAGGGTCCGGGAGCGCCTGGAGGTGGTATCGGAGGAGATCCAGCGCATAAACGAGGAGGTGAAGAAGAGCGGGGCGGACGCTGCTTACTTCTCTGTGGAAGAGAATCTGACCAACCAGTTCCGCAAGTACATGGACATCCTCAACGCCAAGCCAAAGTTCAGGGAGGTCAAGAAGAAGCTGTTCTTGGAGCACTTTAGCAAAACTGGGGGTGATAAAAACCTGAATATTCTTTATAACGCAGTAACGGGAGATAATTTCTCGGGAGAGTCCGTGCTGGAGATCTCTCTAAACTACGAGCAGAAGAGCCGCAGGGCAGTGGAGGACTTCTGCGCCAGGCTGAAGCAGCTCTTCTGTGTCGGCCTCATCGCCTTGATGGGGCACGCCGCTCTCAAAGGTGGTGAAGACGAAGAAGGGCTGCTGAAAGACTGGGCTGACAAGATGAAGGAGGTGCAGTTGAAAATGAACGCAGTCATCGAAGACTGCATCAACAGCTTTCCAAGCCAGGCCGAGATCGACATCAAGAGACTGGTGAGGGACAACAGGGACAAACCCAACCAGCAGCTTGCAAACATGATTCTGGAAGCCCTGAAGAAGAAGTACGACTGGATCGGCTGGTCTATCCGTGTCTTCAACTCGCCCACAGGCCTCTTCAGCACAGGCATATTCGCCAGTAAGAAAGACTTCCAGTGCTCGGCAGGAAAGAGCAGGTTTCAAGTGCCCTTGTCAGATGAGAAAACGAACGTAATGGTTTCTTACAGCGCTTCCCCAGAACCTGTAGATAAAACCCAGATCCAGCAGCTGGTCGAGTCCCAGAAGAAACCTTCTATTACAGAGGTTGCGGAGCTCCTGTTCGATAAGATCCCAGTATGTTCGGTCCATGTCATCAAGACATCGTGCAAAGAAATGGCCTACGCCTGGAGCTTTACAGATGAGCTCCACTTCTTTGAGGAGTACAAGAACTTCTACGTCTTTGTTCATTCTGCCTAG